The Neosynechococcus sphagnicola sy1 DNA segment GACGCTGCCCAGATTTGCCCCCCCAAGCCAGTCACCACTTGACGACAGATGGCAAGACCCAACCCAGTTCCTCCCGTGGTGCGCCGCAGGGCTCCCTCTTCCTGATAAAACCGATCAAACACTACTTCTAGTCGATCTGGTTCAATCCCTCGACCTGTATCGGCGACGGTCACTTCCAGGAGTTTGCCGCCGTTGTGTTTGGCATCGATGGTAACTTGACCTTGGGGTTCGGTAAACTTGCAGGCATTATCCAGAAGTTTTGCCATCACTTCCACCAACCATTCGCCGTCTGCCCGCACCATAGGTAGCTCTGCCGATACTTGGGTGATGATCTTGGGCAGCTGGGTGGCCCGTCGCCGCGCCCGGACATTACTGATCGCCAATTCCACGCATTCTAGTAAGGGCAAGGCTTCCAGATGCCACTCTACCCGTCCGCTTTCGAGATGGGAGAGCGTGAGAAAATCCTGTACCAGTTCCCGCAAGCGCTTCGAGTCATCAAGGGCAGTTTGCAGCATCACCTGTTGCACCTCGGGCGGCATATCCGGTTCCGTTGCCAGACTTTCTAGACATACCTGAATCGTGGAGAGGGGGGKTGCGCAGCTCATGACCGGTAATCGCAATTAAGTTACTGCGGGTGCGATCGAGGGCTTCCAGTTGTTGATTGAGATCTTCGAGGTTGGCGTAGGCTTCTGCTTGAATCAGGGCGGCTCCAATTTGAGTGGCGATCGCCTCCATCAGAGAGACTTCACCCTCCACCCAGGTGTTGGGCACTCCCCCACAGTGATGCAGTTCCACAATTCCCAAGAGTCGCCCCTGATAGAGCACAGGTACGACTAACCACGAGACAATTTGCCATTGATGAGCCAGGTTGTCTAAGAGGCTGGTGAGGCGGGGGTCCACATGGGTGTTTTCGACAAAGACCCACTCCGAGGAATCAACGGCTTCTTGAAATAGTGGATTCCCTTGCAGCGGCCAGGTTTGACCCGCCAGGGGGCTGATGCCGTGACTACAGAACTCATGTTGAATCAAGGCATGGGAATCGGTGGCCTTGCAGCGATAAATCAGACACCGACAGACTTGTAGCGCCTGCCCCAGCTCTTGAACCGCAACCGCCAGAATTTCATCCGGGTCTAAGGAGCGGCGAATGGCGGCTGTAATCGAGTTGATGAGACGCTCCTTGCGTTCCTGGGCTGCAATGGAGCGATAGGCCTTGAGCAGCTTATATTGTCCGGCTTGTAGATAGGTTACCAGGCGATCGGCAAAGGGCGCTGGGTCAATGTTGTAGAACCCAGTGGGCTGATGGACGAGATATTCTCGCCGGGCTTGGGAAATTTTGTTGGCTAACTCCGGGCGATAGGCTAAAACCCTCTCTAGCAGAAGATCTGCTGCTTTACAGGCTACCTTGCGCTCAAAGGTCCAAATCCCCTCGAAGCGGCGGGTTTGATCCATGGCCGGGAATTCGGGTGCCCCGGCGTGGGAGACTGATGCTTCCCGTTCCCGGCAGATTAAACAGGTGGCATACTGCTGTCCCAGCACCACGAGATGCCATTCCTGACTGAGGAAGTCGTCCGGTTGGAAGGCAACGGTTTCATAGTGTTCGGAACGATGGGCAAAGTCTGTTTCTGGGGCTGCCAGCACATAAACTTGCGACGTTCGCCCGGAA contains these protein-coding regions:
- a CDS encoding DICT sensory domain-containing protein, which produces MSISTSVLEALLQDLPRLRTQIYFKPSLTALSHAMEDQVLAGTDQPLVIASFQRERFYRQEAHRYLRISGRTSQVYVLAAPETDFAHRSEHYETVAFQPDDFLSQEWHLVVLGQQYATCLICREREASVSHAGAPEFPAMDQTRRFEGIWTFERKVACKAADLLLERVLAYRPELANKISQARREYLVHQPTGFYNIDPAPFADRLVTYLQAGQYKLLKAYRSIAAQERKERLINSITAAIRRSLDPDEILAVAVQELGQALQVCRCLIYRCKATDSHALIQHEFCSHGISPLAGQTWPLQGNPLFQEAVDSSEWVFVENTHVDPRLTSLLDNLAHQWQIVSWLVVPVLYQGRLLGIVELHHCGGVPNTWVEGEVSLMEAIATQIGAALIQAEAYANLEDLNQQLEALDRTRSNLIAITGHELRXPPLHDSGMSRKSGNGTGYAARGATGDAANCP
- a CDS encoding sensor histidine kinase, whose translation is MPPEVQQVMLQTALDDSKRLRELVQDFLTLSHLESGRVEWHLEALPLLECVELAISNVRARRRATQLPKIITQVSAELPMVRADGEWLVEVMAKLLDNACKFTEPQGQVTIDAKHNGGKLLEVTVADTGRGIEPDRLEVVFDRFYQEEGALRRTTGGTGLGLAICRQVVTGLGGQIWAASVGKDRGSQFHFTLPIVEGSAGATLPAASAAR